Proteins from a genomic interval of Watersipora subatra chromosome 10, tzWatSuba1.1, whole genome shotgun sequence:
- the LOC137406087 gene encoding LOW QUALITY PROTEIN: proteoglycan 4-like (The sequence of the model RefSeq protein was modified relative to this genomic sequence to represent the inferred CDS: substituted 1 base at 1 genomic stop codon) — MLLLRNKNQIKSKPIPRSTNQPTPRSTNQPTPRSTNQPTPRSTNQPTPRSTNQPTPRSTNQPTPRSTNQPTPRSTNQPTPRSTNQPTPRSTNQPTPRSTNQPTPXSTNQLTPRSTNQPTPRSTNQPTPRSTNQPTPRSTNQPTPRSTNQPTPRSTNQPTPRSTNQPTPRSTNQPTPRSTNQPTPRSTNQPTPRSTNQPTPKRTNQPTPRSTNQPTPRSTNQPTPRSPNHNLVNFSLGKHDTKMRRG, encoded by the coding sequence atgttattattacgcaataaaaatcaaatcaaatcaaaacctATACCTAGAAGTACTAATCAACCTACACCTAGAAGTACTAACCAACCTACACCTAGAAGTACTAATCAACCTACACCTAGAAGTACTAATCAACCTACACCTAGAAGTACTAATCAACCTACACCTAGAAGTACTAATCAACCTACACCTAGAAGTACTAACCAACCTACACCTAGAAGTACTAACCAACCTACACCTAGAAGTACTAATCAACCTACACCTAGAAGTACTAATCAACCTACACCTAGAAGTACTAATCAACCTACACCTTGAAGTACTAATCAACTTACACCTAGAAGTACTAATCAACCTACACCTAGAAGTACTAATCAACCTACACCTAGAAGTACTAATCAACCTACACCTAGAAGTACTAATCAACCTACACCTAGAAGTACTAACCAACCTACACCTCGAAGTACTAATCAACCTACACCTAGAAGTACTAATCAACCTACACCTAGAAGTACTAATCAACCTACACCTAGAAGTACTAATCAACCTACACCTAGAAGTACTAACCAACCTACACCTCGAAGTACTAATCAACCTACACCTAAAAGGACTAATCAACCTACACCTAGAAGTACTAATCAACCTACACCTAGAAGTACTAATCAACCTACACCTAGAAGTCCTAATCATAACCTGGTAAACTTCAGTTTAGGTAAACATGACACTAAGATGAGAAGGGGCTAG